The genomic stretch GGAGCCGACGCCGGCGAAGACGAAGAGGAAGGTGAGGATGAGCTCGGCGAGGACGGCGCGGACACAGCCGGCGTCGGAGACCTCGCGGTGGTGGCCAAGAGCGAACTTTGCCATGGCGGACGCGGGATGGCTTGCTAGCTAGAAGCTAGTGCTGATCCGATCCGATATGGATGGGGAAGTTTGTTTGTTGGATCTTGGCGAGTGAGTGCTGACGGCTGACGACGATgacagatatatatatatagtaggtGGGGAGACGGATCGGAGACAGACGATGCACGATCCATCCGAAAGCGCCTGCGTAGTAAAGCGCGCGAGACTGTTTGTGTTTGGAGTACTACTAATAATTAGCTGAAACTAGCTAACACGcggttagagcaactccaacagctttgctATTCTTATTATGGAGGCCTTTTAGAACTTCTATAGTAGAAAAataggctccaacagatgtgctatttggttttgcaaaatagaaaatttgctatcccttgattttcgttggccatatatagccaaccactggcactagctatctgatagcaaAGCTGTTGTAaatctcttcttttttaagaagttatctattttacaaaatggctaaacattaaaatttggctactaattttagccaagctcttggagatgctcttagttaaCTTATTATTATGgtatgcatgcatgtatatgtatatcttTCAGCTGTTCTGcctgattatatatatatggccaCTGATTTTTTTATATGTATCATCTTCAAGGTTCAGCATGCACGGGCAGAGAAATCGAAGTAATAATCTCACACACGCaaatatattttcttttatcATTTTGCACCAATCGAGACCAACTCCATTGAATTGTACAGTACACAGTGCGTGGCAAGGACACAACACACAAAGCTCAGGCTGGCAAAGGTGTTAGTCATTGGCGCGCGATCAACGCATGATGCTGAACAGAAGGATCTATAATTTGGGAGGGagtaactatatatatatatatatatatatatgtggggaATAATAAAGCATGTAAGTAAATACTATTAGTAGTAGCTATATATAGCTGCTTGCTGTAGTTTGGGTTGTCATCATATCGCCTAAGCAAGCAACATAAAATTGCAGAAAGCGACGCAGCATTGGCAATGGCGGACAGAGGAGCTGAGCTAGCGGTGGAGGTGAAGGGCCTCTTCTCCTTCAACGGCAGCATGATTGGATTCCCTAATCCACCGTCAGGTCTCGTCGAGTCGCCTTCTCGTCTCGTCCCCTAGCTACCTTATATAGCTAGCTTGTCAAAGAAAGGCAGTACCAGCAGTTCCTAGCTACTGACTGGCATCCACTCCGGTCTCCGCTGCCTCCTCCATGTTGTTACCGTCGGTGTCCACAAATCTGGATAATTATTGCATCGTTAATCTCAGCTAGCAGACTAGTAAAAACTAAGGCACGCATTTTAGCTGACGAGTAAAAATATACATCTGGATACATACAACAACATATATGCCGGATCGTCGCCCGTCAGCATGATACATCTGGATTCTGGAATCCACTTTGAGATACTGCAGCCATGACACCGGACAGAAAGGCTCACCTGCTTGTCCTTAGCATCTGGACTCAGAATTTGGGCACACAAAAAAAGCtgcttttatttatttctatcGTGCACGCTTTAGTTGACCTCGCCAACCATTGtgtaacacacacacacacacacacacacacacacacacacacacacagagtaGGAACTGACTGAAATCATCAAATCATTGATGCAAAAAAGGAGGTCTACAACTACAAGCAGTACCAGGTAGGCCAGTGGTTTCCTCATCTATCGTTATCACCAGTTCACCACTCACCACCAAAGCAGAGCAATCACAGACTGAATATAGGATAGGAGGGTCTAAGAGTGATGTGATGCACACTTCCACATCCACCCAACAAAtgatgaataataataaaaaaacagaTGATTGTTTATTCTTTTTGGAATAAACCAAGAGATGAATTAAACCCTTCATGGAAATATGTATATTCTTCCAAGGTAGTAGGACAAAGGAGACAAATTGAGACACATGATGAAAAGTGCAAAGCACTCGAGGAGATAGATAAGAGGTCCTCAGGCCAGCAGCTGAGATAGATCCAGCCTGTGAGTTGACAGCACATGGAATGGGCCATTGAAAAACAATGTCAAACCAACAGTTCAACACGAACTACAGGGAGCCCACTACCATTGCCATCGCTCATATCATACAACACCATCCATCCAACGACAACACATGGCTCATATAGGTGACTCAAGACAGTAGATACACCTGCCCATCGGTGATTCAAAACAATTGATACACCGTAACACCTGCCCTAAGGGCATACCACTGATAACAAAGTTAAACGCCTCATGAACTGcagttttttttaattattattatgcaACAACCCTAAAACATGATCACAGCTACAAACCTCACTCTGTGTGCATCTCTGCAGGCAAGGGGATCGACGAGCAGCAATAGTAGTATCCACTTTTGTCAAACTTGAACCTCTGAGAAAGGTGAACCTCATGGATGGGATATTCGCCCCACTCCTCGTTCCCGTATTTCCTGAATATATCCCGGGCATCAAACGAGTCCTTCCATGGGTTCCGTTTATTTCTACTGTCATAACAAGGAAGACACAATATAACCGAACAATACAGCATCACCAAAGGTCCAAAATGCAACAGAAAAGGGTTATAGCTTGCACCTCTTCCTATGCCGCACGTTCATTACGGTTGCGTGCAACTGCAGTGGCAAAAGGGCAACACAATTAAAgcagaacaacaacaacaaaaagttATGTATGCTGTATTCAATTTAACTATGAGTTCGTTATGCAAATACAGACACGAGTGCACGACGCATAGCAGTGTGCTTTGACAGGCAGTGTTGCTACCCTTAAATTTCTATAACTGACAATCTCTTAGGGAAAAAATAAGTTATGTATACTACCACCAGAAATGAGAAGGCTAAAGAACAAAACAAAGGTATTTAACCATTTAACAAAATGAAGGTATTTAACCATTTAATTAGTAATTACACACCTTCAGTTCTCTTGCGTCCCTTTCAAAAACTAGACCTGACTTGACAAAGGCATCAGTTATGACTTCTGATAAAGTGCAAGTTAGTCAAGTGAAACATATGCATAAGATGTTATCGCAACAATAAACCAATATTGATAGCGACCTGTACTGTACAAATAAATACACAGATCACTTCCTAGAAAAAATCCAAAGGATTAACAATAAGTAGAcacagtatttaacaaatatcacttcatcaaaattcaaaaggatactaCAAGCACGTGCTAGGCGCCCTTCGCCACCAACTTCCAGCACTGGAGCATATACCACCCGAGCCTTAGCTGGAGAACCTTTCATGCATGTCTGAATTTCATTGGAACTTCAAGGGTTACAAAAGATGTGTTTAAACCAATAAAAGTATTTTGAAATTACAGGCAAATATAGTATTGCTTAGACATCAGATTCCCCCTCTGGAAACCAAAAGAGAAATACTGTGGACTGTCGAAAATTGTTCAGAAATGAATATGCTGTTTTTTGGTTCAGATTCTCAACCCAATGTTTTCCTTCCAATTACTAGTCAATAAATAGGCTCTCAGTACTGATAACCCAGATACTCAAGAAAGACATATTTTCAGATCCAAAGGAAACTCACCAGACCTCTAAGCTGTATGGAGATAGGTCGATTTTCCAAAGCTTCATTTACTTTGGTAGATACTGACTGCATCCAAGAAGCAGTGCATTAAGTTCCTTACTGTTACATCGGCTATACATTCCTTAGTAGTTAGCAGTGAATCATCACAATACCTGGAGCACATCCGCGGCCTTAGCTATACGATCCTTGTTCCACAACTTCAACATAAGAACCGTCAGGTGAAATGTTTTCGGTTTGATAAATATTGACTTGTCAATGCCAAAATCTACAGGTGACAAATAAAGAACTCAAAGCCTGAAGGGAACAAGACATTTAAATTTAGATTTTAGAAATTCATAGAACAGAAGTGATATTTCAAATCCTAATCACAAGGAAAACTTTCTAGAGATTTTGTTTGAGATGGTGCTTTGTGGTTTCTTTGGATATTCCCACCAAGCTAGAGAACAAGTTTCAAACATGTTCTTTTTAGGTGAGTCTTAGAGACAAGGAATTTTATATAACTACACCAAAGTTCCATAAGCAAATTGATGGTATTAACTCTAGGAATAACTCCAGCAAGGATTGCAAGGTACTTATACAAACTGCAAAGCTTTCAGACCTGATTGGGAGCCTTTGCTACCCATTTTTGCTTCAGCAGACTCTTCTTCTTGAACTTGCCGCTTGATGGAAACACTTGAGCCATCCACTTGCTTGCGgtcatcatccatttcatcaatAGAACCTTCACTTCGGCTCTCATCTTTGTCACTGTCTTCTTCCCCAAGGATTGAACTCTGGAAGTGGTTCAGTTTGTCGACAAGATATGGGTGGAGAGCCAATGGAAGTGATATGAAATGAGAGTAGTCGAGCTGTCGACTTTTAACAGCCTGAAAAACAGGGTAAGGATAGACTAACTATTATGATCCAGTGAATGACAAAATTGGGAAAATGAGAAAACAAGCAGAGGTGATCTGCAGTGAATAAATGTTTTTTAGCTGCAGAATGGCAACAAAGAATTCAAATACCACCAAGAGAAGTATCTTTTGACAACCATGTGCATATAAATGAGCACGAAACTATTATGAATACTCTGTCCCAAAAAGAATGAAATTCTAGGCATGAGTCTAGACAAATGTTTGTCCAAATTCATGCctagaattgcattctttttgagacggagggagtaacagCTAATGCACACTGGGCAGCAGTTTTCACTTTCTATGCGATGCATTTGATAATCAGCACTAACAATTCTGCAGCACATGTTGTGAGATATGTTGATCTCTCGTGTAATTTTTATATGTTATGGAGGTAGCATAGCATTAAGCTTGTATATTTAATGATGGACGATATAAATAAGAAGAGTTGTCAATCTCACAAAATTTGTATGTAAAAGCAAACATAGGaaactaataattttccacatAATAAACGACAGTAAATTAAAATGTAGAATGATTCAGTAAACGATCTAAACATGTGTCAATCATCTATTGGAGAAGTATACATTGGAGATATCTACCTCTTCAAGAACATCTGCAATCATCTGTGATGCTTTTCTAATACTTTCAGCACTTTTACCTTCAAGGACTGAAAAATATTACATAGTTAGCTCTTAAACTAACTTGAAGCTTATCACATCAAGCATGATTTCAAGAAGAAGCATGAGTGTATCTATACCAACAGAAGTCCCCTCTCTTGATGATGGGAAGATAATTTTAACTCCAGTATCCTCTTCAATCTGCTTCTGCGTAGACCCACTACATTCCAAGGAATACAAATTCTGATCAGAGATACAGTCCAAATGTTACCCCAACAAAGAATGGTACACCGTACACATGTGAAACATATCAAGAGATCCCTACCCCTTTCCTTTCACAAAGCGTATCAAAGGAGTATCTACCTGAAACAGAACGACTGAATCTATTAACATTTCTCAAACACTGTAAGTGTAAAGATCACTCACATGTTAAGTGGGTAGAGAAAAAACTAAAAGTGGTTACTGTAAAAAAAATCAGATTACTTAGACGCATGTGAATGGCATACCTCAATAGAGGAGGAATACGTCCCGGAGACATTGGATACAACTAGAtccttattgaagccaaatacCTCCACATTGTCTTCTATAACTACTTTAGTTGAACTGTATTCCAAACTTAAGTTATATTTTGACGATGAAGCATCGTTGGTGGTAACTTCAACAACATTGGTTGTTCCATCTGATGCCAAACTCTCACTAGAAGCTATGCAATCCTCTATAATTTTCTTGCTTCCAGAATTTGATGTCTCGGTAATGTCATCTGCATTGTGTGTCATTATCAGAAAGTTCAGAAATGGCAGTAGTGCGCCACAGACactagaaggaaagaaagaaagagaagaaattaAAAAAGGGGATGTAAAGGAACAATTTAACACTTAATATAGATGTTGAAAAAAGTTTGTTGGAAAAGGGTAAGTATCTCCATAGCATATAGGTGAAAGATCAGAATTAGGGCaggcaaggttgaaatgtgtgATGTTTTTGGGAATTCTGTTCCAAGGAAAGTTGAATACTTGAATGCATTGTGAATAATGATGATATTGCGTCAAGGT from Sorghum bicolor cultivar BTx623 chromosome 3, Sorghum_bicolor_NCBIv3, whole genome shotgun sequence encodes the following:
- the LOC8078103 gene encoding activating signal cointegrator 1 complex subunit 1 isoform X3 produces the protein MFVCRSLLARCVPIHSSPLRPTFLPAASSYSPANESSPRPVLLLVLTHPPGSVCRNKVASFVMEGPQGSSNVTKHNKRKSPVQRWRPVSTEAVPQKDDITETSNSGSKKIIEDCIASSESLASDGTTNVVEVTTNDASSSKYNLSLEYSSTKVVIEDNVEVFGFNKDLVVSNVSGTYSSSIEVDTPLIRFVKGKGGSTQKQIEEDTGVKIIFPSSREGTSVVLEGKSAESIRKASQMIADVLEEAVKSRQLDYSHFISLPLALHPYLVDKLNHFQSSILGEEDSDKDESRSEGSIDEMDDDRKQVDGSSVSIKRQVQEEESAEAKMGSKGSQSDFGIDKSIFIKPKTFHLTVLMLKLWNKDRIAKAADVLQSVSTKVNEALENRPISIQLRGLTCMKGSPAKARVVYAPVLEVGGEGRLARACKVITDAFVKSGLVFERDARELKLHATVMNVRHRKSRNKRNPWKDSFDARDIFRKYGNEEWGEYPIHEVHLSQRFKFDKSGYYYCCSSIPLPAEMHTE
- the LOC8078103 gene encoding activating signal cointegrator 1 complex subunit 1 isoform X1 translates to MFVCRSLLARCVPIHSSPLRPTFLPAASSYSPANEASRLTPPAIPCAASSPIRYLHQGSVCRNKVASFVMEGPQGSSNVTKHNKRKSPVQRWRPVSTEAVPQKDDITETSNSGSKKIIEDCIASSESLASDGTTNVVEVTTNDASSSKYNLSLEYSSTKVVIEDNVEVFGFNKDLVVSNVSGTYSSSIEVDTPLIRFVKGKGGSTQKQIEEDTGVKIIFPSSREGTSVVLEGKSAESIRKASQMIADVLEEAVKSRQLDYSHFISLPLALHPYLVDKLNHFQSSILGEEDSDKDESRSEGSIDEMDDDRKQVDGSSVSIKRQVQEEESAEAKMGSKGSQSDFGIDKSIFIKPKTFHLTVLMLKLWNKDRIAKAADVLQSVSTKVNEALENRPISIQLRGLTCMKGSPAKARVVYAPVLEVGGEGRLARACKVITDAFVKSGLVFERDARELKLHATVMNVRHRKSRNKRNPWKDSFDARDIFRKYGNEEWGEYPIHEVHLSQRFKFDKSGYYYCCSSIPLPAEMHTE
- the LOC8078103 gene encoding activating signal cointegrator 1 complex subunit 1 isoform X5; its protein translation is MFVCRSLLARCVPIHSSPLRPTFLPAASSYSPANEASRLTPPAIPCAASSPIRYLHQGSVCRNKVASFVMEGPQGSSNVTKHNKRKSPVQRWRPVSTEAVPQKDDITETSNSGSKKIIEDCIASSESLASDGTTNVVEVTTNDASSSKYNLSLEYSSTKVVIEDNVEVFGFNKDLVVSNVSGTYSSSIEVDTPLIRFVKGKGGSTQKQIEEDTGVKIIFPSSREGTSVVLEGKSAESIRKASQMIADVLEEAVKSRQLDYSHFISLPLALHPYLVDKLNHFQSSILGEEDSDKDESRRTYFGIDKSIFIKPKTFHLTVLMLKLWNKDRIAKAADVLQSVSTKVNEALENRPISIQLRGLTCMKGSPAKARVVYAPVLEVGGEGRLARACKVITDAFVKSGLVFERDARELKLHATVMNVRHRKSRNKRNPWKDSFDARDIFRKYGNEEWGEYPIHEVHLSQRFKFDKSGYYYCCSSIPLPAEMHTE
- the LOC8078103 gene encoding activating signal cointegrator 1 complex subunit 1 isoform X2 — its product is MFVCRSLLARCVPIHSSPLRPTFLPAASSYSPANEASRLTPPAIPCAASSPIRYLHQGSVCRNKVASFVMEGPQGSSNVTKHNKRKSPVQRWRPVSTEAVPQKDDITETSNSGSKKIIEDCIASSESLASDGTTNVVEVTTNDASSSKYNLSLEYSSTKVVIEDNVEVFGFNKDLVVSNVSGTYSSSIEVDTPLIRFVKGKGGSTQKQIEEDTGVKIIFPSSREGTSVVLEGKSAESIRKASQMIADVLEEAVKSRQLDYSHFISLPLALHPYLVDKLNHFQSSILGEEDSDKDESRSEGSIDEMDDDRKQVDGSSVSIKRQVQEEESAEAKMGSKGSQSDFGIDKSIFIKPKTFHLTVLMLKLWNKDRIAKAADVLQSVSTKVNEALENRPISIQLRGLTCMKGSPAKARVVYAPVLEVGGEGRLARACKVITDAFVKSGLVFERDARELKLHATVMNVRHRKRNKRNPWKDSFDARDIFRKYGNEEWGEYPIHEVHLSQRFKFDKSGYYYCCSSIPLPAEMHTE
- the LOC8078103 gene encoding activating signal cointegrator 1 complex subunit 1 isoform X6, which encodes MEGPQGSSNVTKHNKRKSPVQRWRPVSTEAVPQKDDITETSNSGSKKIIEDCIASSESLASDGTTNVVEVTTNDASSSKYNLSLEYSSTKVVIEDNVEVFGFNKDLVVSNVSGTYSSSIEVDTPLIRFVKGKGGSTQKQIEEDTGVKIIFPSSREGTSVVLEGKSAESIRKASQMIADVLEEAVKSRQLDYSHFISLPLALHPYLVDKLNHFQSSILGEEDSDKDESRSEGSIDEMDDDRKQVDGSSVSIKRQVQEEESAEAKMGSKGSQSDFGIDKSIFIKPKTFHLTVLMLKLWNKDRIAKAADVLQSVSTKVNEALENRPISIQLRGLTCMKGSPAKARVVYAPVLEVGGEGRLARACKVITDAFVKSGLVFERDARELKLHATVMNVRHRKSRNKRNPWKDSFDARDIFRKYGNEEWGEYPIHEVHLSQRFKFDKSGYYYCCSSIPLPAEMHTE
- the LOC8078103 gene encoding activating signal cointegrator 1 complex subunit 1 isoform X4; amino-acid sequence: MFVCRSLLARASRLTPPAIPCAASSPIRYLHQGSVCRNKVASFVMEGPQGSSNVTKHNKRKSPVQRWRPVSTEAVPQKDDITETSNSGSKKIIEDCIASSESLASDGTTNVVEVTTNDASSSKYNLSLEYSSTKVVIEDNVEVFGFNKDLVVSNVSGTYSSSIEVDTPLIRFVKGKGGSTQKQIEEDTGVKIIFPSSREGTSVVLEGKSAESIRKASQMIADVLEEAVKSRQLDYSHFISLPLALHPYLVDKLNHFQSSILGEEDSDKDESRSEGSIDEMDDDRKQVDGSSVSIKRQVQEEESAEAKMGSKGSQSDFGIDKSIFIKPKTFHLTVLMLKLWNKDRIAKAADVLQSVSTKVNEALENRPISIQLRGLTCMKGSPAKARVVYAPVLEVGGEGRLARACKVITDAFVKSGLVFERDARELKLHATVMNVRHRKSRNKRNPWKDSFDARDIFRKYGNEEWGEYPIHEVHLSQRFKFDKSGYYYCCSSIPLPAEMHTE